The following are encoded in a window of Sinorhizobium sojae CCBAU 05684 genomic DNA:
- a CDS encoding TRAP transporter substrate-binding protein, which yields MRRFLFNTAATLVAVLGLAGAAGAQEYSFRFQSSDPAGNPNFEYQKGWTDLVAERSGGKVKIELLPVGSIVEYNETLDAVAGGILDGQICDSSYWAGKDPAFGLISNPVGAWSDPSQMIDFVENGGGKEIMQELLGSYGLHFIGVSTPGLEAFVSRVPLDGVDDLKGVKVRSPEGPIANVFAAAGAAPVNLPASEVYTSIDKGVVDAADYSVFSVNQQQGLNKAAPHPVYPGFHSLPLVEVSMNKAKWDELPDDIKKMLEETVKEFQQTQIEGLKKADQAALEEAKADGSITVHDWSAEERAKFRKIAVAEWERVAKSSPMAQKVFDTLTGYLKENGLL from the coding sequence ATGAGACGTTTTCTGTTCAATACCGCAGCCACGCTCGTGGCGGTGCTCGGCCTGGCCGGCGCGGCCGGCGCACAGGAGTATTCGTTCCGGTTCCAATCATCGGACCCGGCCGGCAACCCCAATTTTGAATACCAGAAGGGCTGGACAGACCTGGTTGCCGAGCGCTCCGGAGGCAAGGTCAAAATCGAGCTTCTGCCAGTCGGCTCGATCGTCGAGTACAATGAAACTCTCGACGCCGTGGCAGGTGGCATTCTGGATGGACAGATCTGCGATTCCTCCTATTGGGCCGGCAAGGACCCGGCCTTCGGCCTGATTTCGAATCCCGTTGGCGCCTGGTCGGACCCGTCGCAGATGATCGATTTCGTCGAAAACGGCGGCGGCAAGGAAATCATGCAAGAACTGCTCGGCTCCTATGGCCTGCACTTCATCGGCGTCTCGACCCCGGGCCTTGAAGCCTTCGTCTCCCGCGTGCCGCTTGACGGCGTCGACGACCTCAAAGGGGTCAAGGTGCGCTCGCCCGAGGGCCCAATTGCAAACGTCTTCGCCGCAGCCGGCGCGGCCCCAGTCAACCTGCCTGCCTCCGAGGTTTACACATCGATCGACAAAGGCGTGGTGGACGCGGCCGACTATTCCGTGTTTTCCGTCAACCAGCAGCAGGGCTTGAACAAGGCGGCGCCGCACCCGGTCTATCCCGGCTTTCACTCCTTGCCGCTCGTCGAAGTGTCGATGAACAAGGCGAAATGGGACGAATTGCCCGACGACATCAAGAAGATGCTCGAGGAAACGGTCAAGGAATTCCAGCAAACCCAGATCGAGGGGTTGAAGAAGGCTGATCAGGCCGCACTTGAGGAAGCGAAGGCTGATGGATCCATAACCGTGCACGACTGGTCAGCCGAGGAGCGGGCGAAGTTCCGCAAGATCGCCGTTGCGGAATGGGAGCGGGTGGCCAAGAGTTCGCCGATGGCGCAGAAGGTCTTTGATACCCTGACCGGCTATCTGAAAGAAAACGGCCTGCTTTAA
- a CDS encoding TRAP transporter small permease subunit — protein sequence MSDHARTRELIDLAATSEGIGAPAPEAGLMGRMVDKTGYIFAAGIVAAALILLMEVFLRYVLNSPTIWAHETTVFLCGSAFVFGGLYCTCRDSHIRVVLIYDHLSSRARRIADVAISVVCALASGFFAYAAYHMVTRAVFAPSGEIRLETTGSAWSAPTPALIKIFIFITMILLVLQFLILAFNYARSGQGD from the coding sequence ATGAGCGATCACGCCCGTACGAGGGAATTGATAGATCTGGCGGCGACAAGTGAAGGCATCGGCGCTCCGGCTCCCGAAGCCGGTCTTATGGGTCGAATGGTGGATAAGACCGGGTATATTTTCGCAGCCGGCATCGTTGCAGCCGCGCTCATCCTCCTGATGGAGGTTTTTCTACGCTATGTCCTCAACAGTCCGACGATATGGGCACATGAGACGACGGTCTTCCTTTGCGGGTCCGCTTTTGTTTTCGGAGGGCTCTATTGTACCTGCCGAGACAGCCATATCCGCGTGGTTCTCATATATGACCACTTGTCTTCACGTGCGAGACGGATCGCTGATGTCGCGATCTCCGTGGTTTGCGCGCTCGCAAGCGGCTTTTTCGCCTATGCCGCCTACCACATGGTGACGCGCGCGGTCTTCGCCCCATCCGGCGAGATACGCCTCGAAACGACGGGGAGCGCCTGGAGCGCACCGACCCCTGCCCTGATCAAGATCTTCATTTTCATCACGATGATCTTGCTGGTCCTGCAATTCTTGATCCTGGCCTTCAATTACGCACGCAGCGGTCAGGGAGATTAG